TGTTGGCATTAGAATGAATTCAGTTCTGAATTAACGGAAAGGGTAAAGGAGTCAGTATCTagtctaaaaatatatattttcaaagCCTAAAGCATACAGTGTGCCAATTCTAGCCAACGTTTTTGCTGTAATAGATTAGCAGGACAGGAAATTAAATTCCACACATGTATAACATTTTTCCAGTCATAATCGTCCCAGCTGAAaatctgtattatttttatctgtattattatcattatgcTGTAGAGCTACAGTAAGGCACGCCTTCTGTGGTTTGCCGAAATAAAACCACCAAGAAATCCtgaacaatctcacacactgccagtccaaatgctttaaatgaaCTCTAAAATGAGAAAACCTAATATTAATCTGATAAGAAAATTAGTAAAGTGCCCTGACTTCTAGTTTGTGAACTtaagattttaaaaattcagttgacaaacCTGTATTCCTTTCTGAATAGATACAGTGCTTATTAGTAGACTCAGACTTTTAAGACCTGACTTGGATTCCTGGTCTTAAACAGGGCTAAAACTGCTGGGATGTTGTGCCATGTATCACCGGGTGTAAGACTGAGATGACACAGTCAGAACTTCATAAGGTCTTCATAGGGTGAGGGCTTAGGAGTCAAGAGGAGCAATACTCTAGAGGAATGGTGTGAAGGACGAGCGAACTGTTCGGCCCTTTAGAGGCTGCTGGAACCGGAAGTTGTTCACCATGCTCTTCTGCACCTCTTCCTCTGCTGAGGTGAACAGGAGACTCCTGAACACGGCCAactgagagagatagagagagatatagagagagagagagagagagagagaatatgacagaaagagagcttTATGTGAGACATGTTTGTTACCATGAAATAGTCTGAATAGTCTGTTAACAGTGTTGGTAAACACAGGTGAAAATTGGAAGGAGAGGATTTAATCACATTATTTGGAATGCATTATGGGAACTAATGTGCCCTCAAAGACAATAATTACACAGTGTTGTTCCCTTACCCTTTTTTCCTGTTTATCCGAAatattttaactcattttaatAAGGTTGGTTTAAGCTTGTTAAACATGTCAAACAGCACTTTAAACTCACTGAAACATTCTGAAAGTCtgtggaaaagaaaatgaacagaaaagtttgttcctgtttctttcctttattGGACAAAAAGCAGGATGTCCCATATGATACTTACTCTGCATGTGTCATTGATTAAATGCTATATTAGGATAGGTCAAATGGAAAAATACTGCAtggtttaaaataattaataatagtaGTTATTAtactattaatataataatagtttaataaataaattaattaaaaaaaaaaaaacctgaaataaaaactaaatacatAATCAAATTTCTGACCAgggaaacaaacaggaaaatctcaattaaaaaataaaacaaaccggACCTTACAACACAAGAGGCAATTTACACATGCTGAATAATTACAGAGGCAGCCGTTTAATTACCAGTCATTATACAAAACCTGTAATTAAACTGTACCCtgccatttctgaacacaaataaaattaaatgatataCTATTGATATTTAAAGCTCAGCCTACACTGTTGTAGGGGGGAAaaacttcattttctttttaagaacACAAGCTCTGAAATTTTGTCCCCATCTCTGGTCATACCTGATTGTGGCTCACTTCAATGGGCTGTTTCATGATGATCCAGGTGACAGCCTCGGTCAGGGGGGGCGTGGTCAGAGACCCGGCATATGTCCAATACTCGTTGATGCTCTCAGGCAGGAGGCAGGATGGGTCAAATTTAGTGAATTCTACTACACTGCCCTGATATAATACAGCGGTAAAATAAACAGTTACAAAACTGTATTAAACTGTATTATAGTTATTAAACTAATTAAACTAAATTATAGTTAttaaactaactaaatatatatatatatatatatacatacatatatacacacacatacacacacacacacaatatacatgtTTACATATAATGTATGCAAAATAAGGGAGAATATAACTAGATGTAAACTGATAAAAAGTGTCCAAACATGTCAGTGTGCATTGCGTAGTCTGTGCATGCAAGAAGAGGAAAGATGAACACATAAGCTAAGGACAAACAGTTCATACAGTCTGAGAACTGCCTGGAGGAAGAACCTGAGAACACACACCATTGTGAGGAAAAGGATGCCTGCTGCTAGTTAGATTCAGAGAAAATTTCAGCATTGTGGGAGTAGGTTCAATATTCTCAACTCCaactccatctccatctccactaAGGCCAGTACTGACCCCCAGGACTGAGCCCCAGGATCCTGATGATCCTGTCGAGTGTCTTGGTGCTGTTTAAATTGACACTTCTCCCTGACACTCAACACCGCTGACTTAAAGTTTGCACAGATGCAGATCCTCTGACTGATTCTAAACCTAAAGGTTTTAAAACGGTGCTACACACCTTGTGTCTGACGGCAGGTAGAGCGTCCACCAGTTTCTGCAGACCTTCATGGGTTTTTCCAACCTAAACAAGGGAGCATTATTAAAACATGATAAAGGAGTATCATGTATGATGTATGAACTGTAGGATGAGGAACAgttatacattacacacattatttatataatatatatatacatatatatatatatatatataaaaaactatataaaaactaaataggTGTTGTCTGGGTGTTAGGATATCAGATTCAATACCTTCAGGAAGACCCCGATAACAGCCAGTCCATTCTCCTCCATCACAGCCTCCTCAAACAAAGCGTATTTATCTGCATTCCAGTGGACCAAGTGAAGCTGCAGGAGAACAGGATGAGTTTAACACATCTCTCTCCTTTGCTTTTATGCACATATGTACAGACAGAGGCTAGAGGGGCAACTCAATGCCAGTGTATAGCACTTAATTTGTATGGTTTTCTAATGATTTAAACTGGTAGAGGGGGGCAAAACCGCAGAATGTAATTAGTTTATTTTCTAGAGGAATCCAGATACTTGTTAAGCATTGGAATACTTGCATTGAACAAAATGGAGATtatgtagaaagaaatatacaattttttgacacacacttgaaataaacaaggcaaaataaaaaaataaaaaaaactgtacaaaAATGTGTGCACACCACTTCCCATTGAGAAAAGTCCAGGTTTTACAATGCTTAGGGTTAGTTTCAAGACTTTTTCtgcaaatctggcaacccagccCATGATCTGTCCTTACTTGTTCACACACGGTTCTTGCTTTCTGTTCTGCGGGATTTCAATCCACTTGACCACTTCATGGCaaagtttatataaaatataaacgaAAACAGTCAGACCCATGATCTGTATTCTTTCAGAACGCTTGTATCTGTATTTGGTTACATCCCTAATAGAGACCTAATTTTTGGTTTTGtaaacacacttcacacacacttcagctttGATACTCATTATGCAAACTGACATGCAGTTTGCATAAAGACAGCTATAAATTCTGAAATTAACTAAAAAGAAGCAAACTAGCATGACACAAAACATCTTGAATGATGCCCAACAAGAAAAATAAGGACCCAAAACTGTCTTGAATTAACACGCAACACCTTTCATTTTTGCCTGTTCAAACTGTTCTAGTAACACCCATTCCTCAGGCTTGAAACAATACCTGAACATGGACGCCGTTCAACCGCACTGAAGTCTATTCACCCGAGGAAACAAAAGACTGAGGGCGGAGTGAAAGAGGACACCGGAGAGAAATAGGGCAAAAAGAGATGCACTGGAAACACTAGGGCTGAAAAATTTCCAATGTCATATGCGATTCGTTCGAATATCTTCGAATGTTCCCCCTCTCAATAAAAAAGGCTACCGCAACACAAACGTTCTTTTCAGAAGATTTGCTGTCATGGAGTTGTAAGACAACTGTTCTTTACAAAGTCGACAAACAGCCTTATCTTTAACCATCTACAATCCCAAAATACTTCCACatgctgctttttagatgatttGGGGTTGTAACTGTCCGCTCAAGGCAGTTGCTGTTAGCTTCCAATTTTTGTATCATTAGCTTAATTTATTTATGGGTTAAGAGGACATTCAAACCCTTTAGGGCGCCCCCTGCTGGATCAGATGCTAAAGAACAAAATTAAAAGGTGTCTATTTGCTCTCAGGCTACAGATTAATATTCATATGGGCAACTTATAGttcaaatataattttttcatGTCACGTTTGAACGGATATTATACCCCTGACATACAGAAGGCATGCACTGATACTCTGTCCTGCGATATACTGTGATATTTAACATACAGTCCTTGGTAATGTTTTCTAACAGCACCTCTGACTGCAGtacagctgcaaatcacaggtttttttAATGCACTCGTTCTGATATGTTTGTTCACACTGACGTGTACGCTCCAAATAAACTGAAAGgagaacatttatggaaggagtcaccagtgtcaATGGATTGTAACGAAGCTTTCAGACagcttcaggacagaggagcttAGCTTTtaggtttctctgtaacatgacatgcTGTGCAATTGTTTCAAGATCCTCAGCAACCACCTCACCCCAGTTGATTCTTTTCctaaataaaagtgttttattcctctgatacCACAGCAATCTGCAAACTATTGTgcttttgatttaaaaaaaattattaaagaaCATTAATGATAAAGAAACAAT
This genomic stretch from Hemibagrus wyckioides isolate EC202008001 linkage group LG08, SWU_Hwy_1.0, whole genome shotgun sequence harbors:
- the ca5a gene encoding carbonic anhydrase 5A, mitochondrial isoform X2 → MMCHKVCEAAEYIKKNLTSVHPMWQEPLEVPGGDRQSPIDISVRKSVFDPNLKPLVTQYDPRTCQQIWNNGYSFLVEYDDTTDKSTLRGGPLEDQFRLCQFHFHWGENNTWGSEHTVDRNLYPAELHLVHWNADKYALFEEAVMEENGLAVIGVFLKVGKTHEGLQKLVDALPAVRHKGSVVEFTKFDPSCLLPESINEYWTYAGSLTTPPLTEAVTWIIMKQPIEVSHNQLAVFRSLLFTSAEEEVQKSMVNNFRFQQPLKGRTVRSSFTPFL